A genomic segment from Flavobacterium inviolabile encodes:
- a CDS encoding toxin-antitoxin system YwqK family antitoxin, translating to MVNNQKQGVWRYYDEKDRLYMKSSFKNNVETGTSKVYHENGKLRQIGKIDNGKQVGSWKFYHQNGKFYGKGNLVNGKMDGKWIWYFNNGQLHTIRHYADGRLLNVDFSKNRKGETIESGSFKNENGQLIIYETQSEKDTVEYILNYKNGLIVP from the coding sequence ATGGTCAACAACCAAAAACAGGGTGTTTGGAGGTATTATGATGAAAAGGATCGGCTTTATATGAAAAGCAGCTTTAAAAACAATGTTGAAACCGGTACCAGCAAAGTGTATCACGAAAACGGGAAATTAAGACAGATCGGGAAAATTGACAACGGAAAACAGGTTGGCAGCTGGAAATTTTACCATCAAAACGGGAAATTCTACGGTAAAGGAAATTTGGTTAACGGGAAAATGGACGGCAAATGGATCTGGTATTTTAATAACGGGCAGCTCCACACCATAAGGCATTATGCCGATGGAAGACTGCTGAATGTGGACTTCTCAAAAAACAGAAAAGGCGAAACAATAGAAAGCGGTTCGTTTAAAAATGAAAACGGGCAGTTAATTATCTATGAAACGCAATCTGAAAAAGATACCGTGGAATATATTCTGAACTATAAAAACGGATTAATTGTACCGTAA
- a CDS encoding CusA/CzcA family heavy metal efflux RND transporter, with protein sequence MLNKIIQFSVKNKLAIGIFTILWILYGCYEVSRLPIDAVPDITNNQVQIITTAPSLGAEDVERLITFPVEQAVSNIPGLKESRSISRFGLSLVTIVLEDDADIYWARQQVTERLQQVKIDEKANAPELAPVTTGLGEIYQYVLKPKPGYEAKYSLADLRTTQDWDVRRQLLGTKGVADVATFGGNLKQYEVAVSPSRLKSLNLTITDVFTALSRNNQNTGGSYIEKGPTVLYIRSVGLARSIGDIENIVVKNLHNGAPVLIKNVANVKIGSAVRYGALTTDDNGEVVGGIVMMLKGQNSSEVIKNVKARIAEIQGRLPDGLVIEPFLDRTKMVDNAIGTVEKNLIEGALIVVLILVLFLGNLRAGLIVASVIPLSMLFAIIMMNTFGVSGNLMSLGALDFGLIVDGAVIIVEAILHHLHSAKKYKTVNTISQAEMDEEVSGSASRMMNAAVFGQIIILIVYLPILSLQGIEGKMFKPMAQTVAFAILGAFILSLTYVPMVSSLFISKKISHKANLSDRVMQKLERVYEKALAKALRFKKGLVGASFALFALAVLVFTQMGGEFIPQLEEGDFAVETRLLLGTNLSTTTATIEKISKELKAKYPEVQKVVSRIGSAEIPTDPMPIEGGDMIIVLKDKSEWISAKTFPEMADKMAATVQQVAPGVSTGFQFPVQMRFNELMTGAKQDIVCKIYGEDLDKLAVYAEKLGSISKTVSGTADWYIEKVTGMPQIVIHYNWAEIARYGLYIDDINRTVNAAFAGAVAGQLYEGEKKFDMVVRVEDAGRKDINDVRNLLIATPSGVQIPLSQVAAVEEIEGPNQIQRENAKRRIIVGFNVRGRDVQSIVQELQQKVNAEIKFDSGYYITYGGAFENLQQAKQRLGIAVPVALFLIFVMLYFAFSSLKEGAIIYTAIPLSAIGGVFALALRGMPFSISAGVGFIALFGVAVLNGIVLISEFNRIKKAGTITDPLQQVMTGTKNRLRPVLMTAAVASLGFLPMALSNGAGAEVQRPLATVVIGGLITATLLTLFVLPALYLMFYNTIDFSKMKTKLNFKNKLPLLFLGLLSSYIVQAQQPKEITLKQSVALALQNNYQVQGARLSEQSAKLLQKTAFELPKTQLDMDYGQFNSRLNDTRFGASQSFSFPTVYTNQKKLLQENYAAAQAKTQLTQQQLKSHVSSLFYELLWLQQKKTLLVYADSIYRLLENKANLRFTKGATDVLEKATAQSNRQKYTNQLQLLAKDISIRQQQFNLLLQDSIPYVPKHDSLKIEVPALLFKTADVAQLPAMQWSRHQTEAAKWQWKTERSRMLPDFVLGYNNLSITGMQTSANGTDVYYDRNDRFHYVTVGLTIPVFFSAQSARIAASKVEWQSAQKQQELLLLQLKTNSGTALQEVEKYTEALHYYETEGLKNADTIIKAANRQFESGAIDYLQWVLVINQAIAIKNDYLDAVNAYNQAVIQVQQLHNL encoded by the coding sequence ATGCTTAATAAGATCATTCAATTCTCAGTTAAAAATAAACTGGCAATTGGCATCTTCACTATACTGTGGATTCTCTACGGATGCTATGAAGTGAGCCGTTTGCCAATAGATGCCGTACCGGACATTACAAACAATCAGGTACAAATCATAACGACCGCACCGTCACTTGGTGCCGAAGATGTGGAACGGCTCATCACCTTCCCTGTCGAACAGGCCGTCAGTAATATTCCCGGATTAAAGGAAAGTCGCAGTATTTCGCGGTTCGGACTCTCTCTGGTAACGATCGTACTGGAAGATGATGCCGACATATACTGGGCACGCCAGCAGGTAACGGAACGGTTGCAACAGGTTAAAATAGACGAAAAGGCCAATGCGCCCGAACTGGCACCCGTGACTACCGGTTTGGGAGAAATCTACCAGTATGTTTTAAAGCCGAAACCGGGTTATGAGGCTAAATATTCCCTGGCCGATTTGCGGACAACCCAGGATTGGGATGTACGCCGGCAGTTACTGGGAACCAAAGGTGTAGCCGATGTTGCCACTTTTGGCGGTAACCTCAAACAATATGAAGTGGCAGTAAGCCCGTCGCGTTTAAAATCGTTAAACCTTACCATAACCGATGTGTTTACCGCCTTAAGCCGGAACAACCAGAATACCGGAGGTTCTTATATCGAAAAAGGTCCTACGGTATTGTATATCCGCAGCGTTGGTCTGGCCAGAAGCATTGGCGATATCGAAAATATTGTTGTCAAAAACCTGCACAACGGTGCCCCGGTACTGATTAAAAATGTAGCCAACGTTAAAATAGGTTCCGCGGTGCGCTATGGTGCACTGACCACTGATGATAACGGCGAAGTCGTGGGCGGTATCGTTATGATGCTGAAAGGACAAAACTCTTCGGAAGTAATTAAAAACGTTAAAGCGCGGATAGCAGAAATACAGGGACGTTTACCGGATGGTCTGGTTATTGAACCTTTCCTGGACAGAACCAAAATGGTGGACAATGCCATTGGAACCGTTGAAAAAAACCTGATTGAAGGCGCTTTAATTGTAGTGCTGATACTGGTGCTTTTCCTGGGTAATCTGAGAGCCGGACTGATCGTGGCTTCCGTAATTCCGCTTTCGATGCTGTTTGCCATTATCATGATGAACACCTTTGGCGTGAGCGGCAACCTGATGAGTCTTGGCGCACTGGATTTCGGGCTCATCGTTGACGGTGCCGTCATTATAGTCGAAGCTATTTTACACCATCTTCACAGTGCCAAAAAATACAAAACAGTCAATACTATCTCGCAGGCAGAAATGGACGAAGAAGTTTCGGGTTCGGCTTCCCGCATGATGAATGCTGCCGTATTCGGTCAGATCATTATTCTGATCGTGTACCTGCCGATACTTTCCCTGCAGGGTATTGAAGGGAAAATGTTTAAACCCATGGCACAAACCGTTGCCTTTGCAATATTGGGTGCTTTTATTTTATCGCTCACGTATGTACCAATGGTCAGTTCCCTGTTTATCAGTAAAAAAATAAGCCACAAGGCAAACCTTTCCGATAGGGTCATGCAAAAACTGGAACGTGTTTATGAAAAGGCGCTGGCAAAAGCACTTCGTTTTAAAAAAGGACTGGTTGGAGCTTCTTTTGCCCTTTTTGCGCTGGCTGTATTGGTCTTTACACAGATGGGCGGTGAATTTATTCCGCAACTGGAAGAAGGCGACTTTGCCGTAGAAACCCGTTTGTTATTAGGGACTAACCTCTCGACCACTACCGCAACTATCGAAAAGATATCCAAAGAGCTGAAAGCAAAATATCCCGAAGTCCAAAAAGTCGTTTCCCGCATTGGCAGCGCCGAAATCCCTACCGACCCGATGCCTATTGAAGGCGGTGACATGATTATCGTGCTGAAAGACAAATCAGAATGGATCAGTGCCAAAACCTTTCCGGAAATGGCCGATAAAATGGCCGCAACAGTGCAACAGGTCGCACCCGGCGTATCGACCGGGTTTCAGTTTCCCGTTCAGATGCGGTTTAACGAGCTGATGACCGGAGCCAAACAGGATATTGTCTGTAAGATTTACGGGGAAGATCTGGACAAACTGGCGGTATATGCCGAAAAACTGGGCAGTATCAGTAAAACGGTTTCCGGAACTGCCGACTGGTATATTGAAAAAGTAACCGGAATGCCGCAGATCGTCATCCATTACAATTGGGCAGAAATAGCCAGATACGGGCTGTATATCGACGATATTAACCGTACTGTAAATGCGGCTTTTGCCGGTGCGGTTGCCGGACAGCTCTATGAAGGCGAGAAAAAATTTGACATGGTTGTTCGTGTGGAAGATGCCGGAAGAAAGGATATAAACGATGTCCGCAATTTATTAATCGCTACTCCGTCCGGTGTTCAGATTCCGCTGTCGCAGGTAGCAGCGGTGGAAGAAATTGAAGGTCCCAACCAGATTCAGCGCGAAAATGCCAAAAGAAGGATTATTGTAGGCTTTAATGTCCGTGGCCGTGACGTACAGTCGATCGTTCAGGAATTACAGCAAAAAGTAAATGCCGAAATTAAATTTGATTCCGGTTATTACATTACTTACGGCGGTGCTTTCGAAAACCTGCAACAGGCAAAACAACGTTTAGGAATAGCGGTTCCGGTAGCTTTGTTCCTGATTTTTGTAATGCTCTATTTTGCGTTTTCATCGCTAAAAGAAGGCGCTATCATCTACACGGCAATTCCTTTATCGGCTATTGGCGGTGTCTTTGCTTTAGCCTTGCGGGGCATGCCTTTTAGTATCTCTGCCGGCGTTGGTTTTATTGCGCTGTTTGGTGTTGCTGTGTTAAACGGTATCGTACTGATCTCGGAGTTTAACCGTATCAAAAAAGCCGGTACAATAACCGATCCGCTGCAGCAGGTCATGACCGGTACCAAAAACCGGCTGCGTCCGGTACTCATGACGGCTGCCGTAGCCTCACTGGGATTCTTACCGATGGCGCTCAGCAACGGTGCCGGCGCAGAAGTACAGCGCCCGCTGGCTACTGTAGTGATTGGCGGTCTGATTACCGCTACCCTGCTCACCTTGTTTGTACTACCTGCCTTATATCTTATGTTTTATAACACAATTGATTTTTCAAAAATGAAAACAAAATTGAATTTTAAAAATAAGCTGCCTTTATTATTTTTGGGGCTGCTTTCCTCCTATATCGTACAGGCACAGCAGCCAAAAGAAATCACACTGAAACAATCGGTTGCACTGGCCCTGCAAAACAATTACCAGGTACAGGGAGCCCGGTTAAGCGAGCAATCTGCTAAACTGCTCCAAAAAACGGCTTTTGAGCTTCCCAAAACCCAATTGGATATGGACTACGGACAGTTTAACAGCCGGCTGAACGATACCCGTTTCGGTGCCAGCCAGTCCTTTAGTTTTCCAACAGTTTACACCAACCAGAAAAAGCTGCTGCAAGAAAACTATGCTGCCGCACAGGCTAAGACCCAACTGACCCAGCAACAGCTAAAAAGCCATGTCAGCAGTCTTTTTTATGAGCTGTTATGGCTGCAACAGAAGAAAACCTTACTGGTATATGCCGACAGTATTTATCGTTTGCTGGAAAACAAAGCCAACCTGCGGTTTACCAAAGGCGCTACAGACGTACTGGAAAAAGCAACCGCACAATCCAACCGGCAGAAATATACCAATCAGCTGCAGCTGCTTGCCAAAGACATCAGCATACGCCAGCAGCAGTTTAACCTGCTGTTACAGGACAGCATACCGTATGTTCCGAAGCACGACAGTTTAAAAATAGAAGTACCGGCTTTGCTATTCAAAACCGCCGATGTCGCACAGCTGCCTGCCATGCAATGGAGCCGTCACCAGACCGAAGCCGCCAAATGGCAATGGAAAACAGAACGTTCCAGAATGTTACCCGACTTTGTACTGGGCTATAATAACCTGAGCATTACAGGCATGCAAACATCCGCAAACGGTACAGACGTTTATTACGATCGCAACGACCGTTTTCATTATGTAACCGTAGGATTGACCATTCCGGTGTTTTTTTCGGCACAGTCAGCCCGGATAGCAGCGTCCAAAGTGGAATGGCAGTCTGCACAAAAACAGCAGGAATTACTGCTGTTACAGCTAAAAACCAATTCCGGTACTGCGCTGCAGGAGGTTGAAAAATATACCGAAGCCCTGCATTATTATGAAACGGAAGGTTTAAAAAATGCCGACACCATCATTAAGGCTGCAAACCGGCAGTTTGAAAGCGGTGCAATAGATTACCTGCAATGGGTACTGGTTATCAATCAGGCTATCGCTATTAAAAATGACTACCTGGATGCCGTTAACGCATATAACCAGGCCGTTATACAAGTACAACAACTTCACAATTTATAA
- a CDS encoding efflux RND transporter periplasmic adaptor subunit → MKHYILIFAYLFLLTGCSNKKETPETTAGKTVPTVVSLTATQIKNAGIASALPVVQDVQGSLLLQGSVSVPPQSTVSLSFPLGGYLKHTAMLPGMYVRKGQVLATMEDIQFIQLQQDFLTAKERFLLADKEYKRQKGLNESKASSDKVAEQAHTERQTQQIDMASLAQKLRLIGINPEKLNAATISKTVAIVSPITGLVAKVNVNVGKYTAPTDVLFELVDTKDLLLTLNVFEKNVDQVSIGQTVMAYSNNDRNKKYKASIQYINTTLNSDGAMELICKFDKIDAALLPGLFMQGEVAVRNNKGLSVPEDAVVRWQNRYYVFTEQKEGTYTMIPVDLGNAHNGIRQIIASSIQTNSKIVVKNAYTLLTKLMNSTEE, encoded by the coding sequence ATGAAACACTATATCCTGATTTTCGCCTACCTCTTTTTACTCACCGGTTGCAGTAACAAAAAAGAGACTCCGGAAACCACTGCCGGAAAAACAGTTCCTACTGTGGTTTCCCTGACTGCCACACAAATAAAAAATGCCGGAATCGCATCCGCTTTACCGGTCGTACAGGATGTTCAGGGATCTTTATTGCTCCAGGGTTCGGTGAGCGTTCCGCCGCAAAGTACCGTAAGCCTTAGCTTCCCGTTGGGCGGCTACCTGAAACACACTGCGATGCTACCCGGTATGTACGTTCGAAAAGGCCAGGTTCTGGCTACTATGGAAGACATACAGTTCATACAGCTGCAACAGGATTTTTTAACGGCAAAAGAGCGTTTTCTTTTAGCCGATAAGGAATACAAACGTCAGAAAGGACTGAATGAAAGTAAAGCCAGCAGTGATAAAGTTGCCGAACAGGCACATACTGAAAGACAAACCCAGCAGATCGATATGGCTTCGCTTGCGCAGAAATTACGCCTGATTGGTATCAATCCGGAAAAGCTGAATGCTGCTACTATTTCCAAAACGGTAGCCATTGTTTCCCCGATTACCGGTTTAGTGGCAAAAGTAAATGTCAATGTGGGCAAATATACTGCTCCCACCGATGTGCTGTTTGAACTGGTGGATACAAAGGACCTGCTTCTGACGCTGAATGTTTTTGAAAAAAATGTGGACCAGGTCAGCATTGGTCAGACCGTTATGGCATATTCGAACAATGACCGCAATAAAAAATACAAAGCCAGCATACAGTATATCAATACAACACTCAACTCAGACGGCGCGATGGAACTGATTTGTAAGTTCGACAAGATCGATGCGGCTTTATTACCGGGATTGTTTATGCAGGGCGAAGTTGCCGTCCGGAACAACAAAGGTCTTTCCGTTCCGGAAGATGCTGTTGTCCGCTGGCAGAACCGTTACTATGTCTTTACCGAGCAAAAAGAAGGTACTTATACAATGATTCCGGTCGATTTGGGAAATGCCCATAACGGAATCCGGCAGATTATAGCTTCCTCAATACAAACAAACTCAAAAATAGTCGTTAAAAATGCCTATACCTTATTGACAAAATTAATGAACAGTACCGAAGAATAA
- a CDS encoding ribonucleoside-diphosphate reductase subunit alpha, whose translation MQDISNKNTEPFSDNNPFPKLWWKNSESEQILNRGYLLKGETVEGAIDRICSAAARRLYRPELKESFQEMIERGWMSISSPVWANMGTERGLPISCFNVHIPDHIEGITHKLGEVIMQTKIGGGTSGYFGELRERGSAVTDNGKSSGSVSFMKLFDTAMDTISQGGVRRGAFAAYLDIDHPDIEEFLKIKSIGNPIQNLFTGVCVPDYWMQEMIDGDTEKRHIWAKVLESRQQKGLPYIFFSDNVNKNKPQVYKDNNLRINSSNLCSEIMLPSSKDESFICCLSSMNLELYEEWKDTEAVKLAIFFLDAVLQEFIEKTEDNYYLTAANRFAKRHRALGLGVLGWHSYLQKNMIPFEGMEAKMKTTEIFKHISEKADKATQELARIYGEPELLKGYGRRNTTTLAIAPTTSSSAILGQTSPGIEPFSSNYYKAGLSKGNFMRKNKYLRKLLEEKGLDNEEIWREIMLNGGSVQHIEQLTANEKAVFKTFKEISQLEIIQQAAIRQKFVDQAQSLNLNIPSDLPIKDVNSLLIEAWKLGIKTLYYQRSQSVSKEFITNLVSCSSCES comes from the coding sequence ATGCAAGATATTTCAAATAAGAATACGGAACCTTTTTCCGACAACAATCCCTTTCCAAAACTATGGTGGAAAAATTCCGAAAGTGAACAAATATTAAACAGAGGTTACCTGCTAAAAGGTGAAACGGTTGAAGGTGCTATCGACCGGATTTGCAGTGCTGCTGCCCGCAGACTGTACCGCCCGGAATTAAAAGAATCTTTCCAGGAAATGATTGAGCGCGGCTGGATGAGTATCAGTTCTCCGGTCTGGGCCAATATGGGTACCGAAAGAGGGTTGCCTATTTCCTGTTTTAACGTTCATATTCCGGACCATATTGAAGGGATTACCCACAAACTGGGTGAAGTGATCATGCAAACAAAAATCGGAGGCGGTACTTCCGGTTATTTCGGGGAGCTGAGAGAAAGAGGCAGCGCCGTAACCGATAACGGGAAAAGCAGCGGTTCAGTTAGCTTTATGAAGTTATTCGACACAGCTATGGATACGATTTCACAGGGTGGCGTGCGCCGTGGTGCATTTGCCGCTTACCTTGACATTGACCATCCGGATATCGAAGAGTTTCTTAAGATTAAAAGCATCGGAAACCCTATCCAAAACCTGTTTACCGGCGTGTGCGTTCCGGATTACTGGATGCAGGAAATGATTGACGGCGATACCGAAAAACGCCATATCTGGGCAAAAGTACTGGAAAGCCGCCAACAGAAAGGATTGCCTTATATTTTCTTTTCGGATAATGTCAATAAAAATAAACCACAGGTTTATAAAGACAATAACCTGCGCATTAATTCGAGTAATTTATGCAGTGAGATCATGCTGCCGTCTTCAAAAGACGAATCGTTTATCTGCTGCCTGTCTTCTATGAATCTTGAGCTTTATGAAGAATGGAAAGACACCGAAGCCGTTAAACTGGCTATCTTTTTCCTGGATGCCGTATTGCAGGAGTTCATCGAAAAAACAGAAGACAATTATTATTTAACAGCAGCCAACCGCTTTGCAAAAAGACACCGTGCTTTAGGACTGGGCGTTTTGGGCTGGCATTCTTACCTGCAAAAAAACATGATTCCGTTTGAAGGTATGGAGGCTAAAATGAAAACTACGGAGATCTTTAAACATATCAGTGAAAAAGCCGACAAAGCCACACAGGAACTGGCGCGCATTTACGGTGAGCCGGAATTGCTGAAAGGCTACGGCAGACGTAACACCACAACACTGGCAATTGCACCTACCACCTCTTCATCGGCAATTTTAGGACAAACGTCACCCGGTATTGAACCGTTTAGCAGTAATTATTATAAAGCCGGACTTTCCAAAGGGAATTTTATGCGTAAAAACAAATACCTGAGAAAGTTACTGGAAGAAAAAGGGCTGGACAATGAAGAAATCTGGAGAGAGATCATGCTAAACGGCGGCAGTGTGCAGCATATCGAACAGCTCACAGCAAACGAAAAAGCGGTCTTTAAAACATTTAAAGAGATCAGTCAGCTGGAAATCATACAGCAGGCGGCCATCCGTCAGAAATTTGTAGATCAGGCACAGAGTTTAAACCTGAATATCCCTTCCGACTTACCGATTAAAGATGTAAACAGTCTTTTAATTGAAGCCTGGAAGCTGGGAATTAAAACCCTGTATTACCAACGCAGTCAAAGTGTTTCCAAAGAGTTTATCACCAATCTGGTAAGCTGTAGCAGCTGTGAATCATAG
- a CDS encoding ribonucleotide-diphosphate reductase subunit beta, producing MSIFDSRINYKPFEYPEVLKFTEAINKSYWVHSEVDFTADTQDFHSHLSHAEKTAIKHSLLAIAQIEVAVKSFWGNIYEHFPKPEFNGLGSTFAECEFRHSEAYSRLLEVLGYNDEFEKLLTIPVIMQRVNYLSKVLKDTRSQDNQKYVVSLILFSILIENVSLFSQFAIILSFTRFKGYMKNVSNIIAWTSVDEQVHANAGIYIVNKIREEHPEYFDAETIALIRESVKDSIGVESDILDWIFESGELEIIKKNDLVNFMKFRIDESLSQIGIEKVFHVSQEEYQVMAWFEEEVFANSLDDFFAKRPVEYTKHDKSITANDLF from the coding sequence ATGTCAATATTCGATAGCAGAATTAACTATAAACCATTTGAGTACCCCGAAGTACTTAAATTCACAGAAGCCATAAACAAATCGTACTGGGTGCACAGTGAAGTCGATTTCACCGCTGATACACAGGACTTTCACTCGCATTTGAGCCATGCGGAAAAAACCGCCATCAAGCATAGTTTGCTGGCAATTGCACAGATTGAAGTAGCCGTAAAAAGCTTCTGGGGTAATATCTATGAGCATTTTCCAAAACCGGAATTCAACGGACTGGGCAGTACTTTTGCCGAATGTGAATTCAGGCATTCCGAAGCCTATTCCCGACTGTTGGAAGTACTGGGTTACAACGACGAATTTGAAAAACTGTTGACCATTCCGGTAATCATGCAGCGTGTCAACTATCTTTCAAAAGTGCTGAAAGATACCCGTTCGCAGGACAATCAGAAATATGTGGTTTCACTGATCCTGTTCAGCATACTAATTGAAAACGTATCGCTTTTCAGCCAGTTTGCCATTATACTGTCCTTTACCCGTTTTAAAGGCTATATGAAAAATGTGAGTAACATTATCGCCTGGACTTCTGTGGACGAGCAGGTACATGCCAATGCCGGAATCTATATTGTTAATAAGATCCGCGAAGAGCATCCGGAATATTTTGATGCCGAAACCATTGCCCTGATCCGTGAAAGTGTCAAAGATTCTATTGGAGTGGAATCGGATATCCTGGACTGGATCTTTGAAAGCGGTGAGCTTGAAATCATCAAAAAGAATGACCTGGTTAATTTTATGAAATTCCGTATAGACGAAAGTCTTTCCCAGATTGGCATTGAAAAAGTGTTTCATGTCAGCCAGGAAGAATATCAGGTAATGGCCTGGTTTGAAGAAGAAGTGTTTGCCAACAGTCTTGATGATTTCTTTGCAAAACGTCCGGTAGAGTACACAAAACACGATAAAAGTATTACGGCAAACGACCTGTTTTAA
- a CDS encoding serine hydrolase domain-containing protein, which yields MIRTVSVLLLFTLFVSCRQTATKSADKQQQAKDSLTATLDSLYRQGYFNGFSVALVNENGTLYQNGFGYAAVENKRKYTVHTIQNIASISKTFVGIALLKAQELHALKLDDPINKYLPFKVYNPHFPDQEITIRHLATHTSGIMDNDYYLTQNYYLKPGQDLKNVKQTFDDTQVFNAPDSVLPLNIFLSNFLAEDGKWNNSFSKNKPGAIYEYSNIATTLAAYIVELATGEGFDSFTTRYILKPLQMNESGWKFDAVDFSKHSRLYENPKTLLPYYAMISYPDGNFITSINDLSKYLTELIKGFDNKGTILNKNSYSELFGGQLSARNFTERNTQNPYSESYNVGILMGISHTGNIGHTGGDPGVASMLFFNPKTKIGRIIITNTSITDKPGSDMFYRIWDELEARQNSFIE from the coding sequence ATGATCAGAACCGTTTCCGTACTACTGTTATTCACGCTGTTTGTATCCTGCCGGCAGACCGCTACTAAAAGTGCCGATAAACAGCAACAGGCAAAAGATTCGCTAACAGCTACTCTTGACAGCCTTTACCGGCAAGGGTATTTTAATGGTTTTTCGGTTGCCCTGGTAAATGAAAACGGAACGTTGTATCAAAACGGGTTTGGGTATGCCGCTGTTGAAAACAAGCGGAAATATACCGTACATACCATTCAGAATATTGCTTCCATTTCGAAAACCTTTGTTGGCATAGCTTTGTTAAAAGCGCAGGAACTGCATGCCTTAAAACTGGATGACCCAATTAATAAATACCTGCCTTTTAAGGTTTACAATCCGCATTTCCCGGATCAGGAAATCACCATCAGGCATTTGGCAACCCATACTTCCGGGATTATGGACAACGATTATTACCTGACACAGAATTATTATCTGAAACCCGGTCAGGATTTAAAAAATGTAAAGCAGACATTTGATGATACGCAGGTATTTAATGCCCCGGACTCCGTGTTGCCGTTAAATATATTTCTGAGCAACTTTCTGGCAGAGGACGGAAAATGGAACAACAGTTTTTCCAAAAACAAACCCGGAGCCATTTATGAATATTCCAATATAGCAACCACACTTGCCGCTTATATCGTCGAACTGGCAACCGGTGAAGGTTTCGATTCGTTTACGACCCGGTATATTCTAAAGCCCTTACAAATGAATGAATCGGGATGGAAATTTGACGCTGTGGATTTTTCAAAACACTCCAGGCTTTACGAAAATCCCAAAACACTGCTTCCCTATTATGCAATGATTTCGTATCCGGACGGTAATTTTATCACCTCTATAAATGATTTGAGTAAATATTTAACTGAATTAATAAAAGGTTTTGATAATAAGGGTACTATATTAAACAAAAACAGTTATTCCGAATTATTCGGAGGCCAATTAAGTGCCCGGAACTTTACCGAACGGAATACACAGAATCCTTATAGCGAATCCTATAATGTAGGTATATTAATGGGAATCAGCCACACCGGAAACATCGGGCATACCGGTGGTGATCCGGGTGTTGCTTCCATGTTGTTTTTTAATCCCAAAACCAAGATCGGCCGGATCATCATCACTAATACCAGCATAACCGACAAACCCGGAAGCGATATGTTTTACCGTATCTGGGATGAACTGGAAGCCCGTCAAAATAGTTTTATTGAGTAA